A region from the Anomaloglossus baeobatrachus isolate aAnoBae1 chromosome 11, aAnoBae1.hap1, whole genome shotgun sequence genome encodes:
- the LOC142255840 gene encoding olfactory receptor 5V1-like codes for MMDGNGTVTEFILLGFPPLISVQVLLFYVFLVFYMLTLSGNFLIVLITSATKALHTPMYFFLWNLSVLEIFYTSVTIPKMLLNFIQRTTSITFNACVAQVYFFIALGSIECTLLAVMAYDRYVAICNPLQYVLVMNTTTCIALACGSWISGFLNSMVHTVSTFHLTFCSSNRINQFFCDIPPLLKVACGNTLPSEVVLFTVGGAYGFGSFLSTAISYIHIISTILKIKSTEGQKKAFSTCTSHLTVVTLFFGTSFSAYLKPSSKYSSEEGKLIPVFYAVITPTLNPIIYTLRNKEFKKAFRKIIRLKSS; via the coding sequence ATGATGGATGGTAACGGTACAGTAACAGAGTTCATACTTCTTGGGTTTCCGCCTCTCATTTCTGTGCAAGTTCTGTTATTTTATGTATTTCTTGTGTTTTACATGTTAACTCTTAGTGGAAATTTCCTCATTGTCCTCATAACTTCAGCCACAAAGGCTCTTCACACACCCATGTATTTTTTCCTCTGGAATTTGTCTGTTCTTGAGATTTTCTACACATCCGTCACCATTCCAAAAATGCTTCTTAACTTTATACAGAGGACCACCTCCATTACATTCAATGCCTGTGTAGCACAAGTGTATTTTTTCATTGCCCTCGGTAGCATTGAGTGCACACTACTTGCTGTAATGGCCTACGACCGATATGTTGCTATATGTAATCCATTACAATATGTCCTGGTCATGAACACGACAACATGTATAGCATTAGCCTGTGGCTCCTGGATCAGTGGCTTTCTCAATTCCATGGTCCACACTGTTTCTACCTTTCACTTAACCTTCTGCTCCTCTAACAGGATAAACCAGTTCTTCTGTGACATCCCACCATTACTGAAAGTGGCTTGTGGCAACACATTGCCTAGTGAGGTTGTTCTCTTTACTGTCGGAGGAGCTTATGGGTTTGGCTCGTTTCTTTCAACTGCAATATCTTATATCCATATTATCTCcacaattttaaaaatcaagtctACAGAGGGTCAGAAGAAGGCCTTCTCCACCTGTACATCCCATCTTACTGTTGTAACCTTATTCTTCGGGACATCTTTTTCTGCCTATCTGAAGCCTTCATCCAAGTATTCTTCAGAAGAAGGGAAGCTGATCCCTGTGTTTTATGCTGTTATTACTCCCACGCTTAATCCCATAATATATACATTAAGGAATAAGGAATTTAAAAAAGCATTTAGAAAAATTATCAGATTGAAAAGTTCATAA
- the LOC142255839 gene encoding olfactory receptor 5V1-like — protein MALINQTYFCDFILLGYSGGQVFLSFLILTIYTMILLGNFIIFSVIRIDNHLQTPMYFFLSYLSILDICYSTVTLPSMLVNAITGNRRISFNRCFTQLYFFVSLGGSECLLLAAMAYDRYVAICNPLYYPVIMNKKFCSYLVGACWFSGFLNSVLHTLMTSKLNFCEARHVNHFFCDVPAMLNAACTDTRTSQLLLYIVSVFLGMTPFVFVIASYVQIISSILKIQSSIGRKKAFSTCSSHLIVVTVFYVTANFNYIGPAPGDSFDIVKLSSVLYSVLTPLFNPVIYCLRNQEVRRALVKALSWKDHFK, from the coding sequence ATGGCTCTCATAAACCAAACTTATttttgtgattttattctattaGGATATTCAGGTGGACAGGTTTTTCTGTCATTTCTTATACTCACCATCTATACAATGATTCTGCTGGGAAACTTTATTATATTTAGTGTTATAAGGATTGACAATCATCTCCAGACGCCTATGTACTTCTTCTTGAGTTATTTATCCATTTTAGACATCTGCTATTCTACGGTCACCCTCCCATCTATGCTGGTCAATGCCATCACTGGAAATAGAAGAATATCATTTAATAGATGCTTCACCCAACTCTACTTCTTTGTCTCTCTTGGAGGGTCAGAATGTCTTCTTTTGGCCGCAATGGCTTATGACCGATATGTAGCCATATGTAACCCCCTATATTACCCGGTCATTATGAATAAGAAGTTTTGCTCGTATTTAGTAGGTGCATGTTGGTTTAGTGGTTTCTTAAACTCagtccttcataccttgatgacctCTAAGCTGAACTTTTGTGAAGCTCGACATGTCAATCATTTCTTTTGTGATGTGCCAGCCATGTTAAATGCGGCCTGCACCGACACACGCACTAGTCAGTTGTTACTTTATatagtcagtgtctttctagggatgACACCATTTGTGTTTGTTATTGCTTCCTATGTACAAATTATCTCTAGTATCTTGAAGATACAGTCATCAATTGGAAGGAAGAAGGCCTTCTCCACCTGCTCGTCCCACCTCATCGTCGTTACAGTGTTCTATGTGACTGCTAACTTCAACTATATCGGACCGGCACCTGGAGATTCATTTGACATTGTGAAGCTCTCCTCTGTTCTGTACAGTGTTTTAACTCCTTTGTTTAATCCAGTTATTTATTGTCTGAGAAACCAAGAGGTCAGGAGGGCACTGGTAAAGGCTTTATCCTGGAAAGATCATTTTAAATAA